In Halobaculum rubrum, the following are encoded in one genomic region:
- a CDS encoding MSCRAMM family adhesin SdrC yields the protein MRDRTRRIASVALVALLLVSTVAVGIPLASMTATAASPPSGMVGVSASNVEDIRASPGSGGLSESALDGAVYVSEHASTTEVSIVTREQAEEVASGASPSDVAHEAVCSSPAADKNPNFDCETTPALVISDDVHDDGRRVAIDVNVIEDALGYVPSRLTVQNNETGERWVSPTTVEDGYLVASVEHFSSNAVSFESEISIEAASSSNGTTFTYDVSDLDAASDPSINLTGETNTGWDNETAFLSDGGSMSISPAGTSVGGPSANGEPVLVATDKSGSRSNPLTDVQGDTALVFDGNGGELLLTDAPGYIDTLEINGRKGAGDVYVDIYISDEEAVDSTQAEGTLVAEYVSLESGTNTIDLDTPVTVDAGTNITVQLVDRGSDAPFYIDYQDQPDGEDWYFGYDDSKEAKMGDISVSSSPASDVSVSSDDGASASFGNFTAGETKERELGVTTDATTVDLSATSGAVDVTLKMEERTATVDPGVKVNGETVSHTGTLSDGETVSLSGNSSWLQEGTNEVVVEVGDGSLSSDAPAPKVALNYSHDAVDRKTVNYDEQQWTVRYDTSKTFASERSNAWLNTTFEHEVVAMRDVEVRWNESGDFVGLGSSYYQLDGNDVAVDLDAAYPDGSTIPTNTTVEVRLNGSRVDPYNMTISVEEASKAGDPLASRIKVDTRSEGAHIDVGPTADGSRIHYTENESWSSPSTYSVITADDEQSMYVPGASAGDAFTVRNLPTAAETDGDVKLTVEKAGETPEIAVEPGPAGDRDEVTFTHYATVDDTEYVLYSKTDGIVRDSATANSPVTLVDDDSDEVLVIQVDDTNTSSSEQTSGPFVPPQFGEETGGGVPLGTLAAIGLPLVGLAGAVVVYRRRGDSSSDEASSDNASTPVRVVATVGRAVSTGVRTLSREPRVVVALGVVGGLGLVLTGAIQLPPGSGLVLVIAGLPLVTYLVLRRLDSWSPIVFGTVSVVAVVLGLQLLGADPIGQVLEALGPGVLILGIGVLVLAYQAVQAARAPEEVNNINIGDGDA from the coding sequence GTGCGTGACCGCACGCGTCGGATCGCGAGCGTCGCGCTCGTCGCGCTGCTGCTCGTGAGCACGGTCGCGGTCGGGATCCCGCTGGCGAGCATGACCGCGACGGCGGCGAGCCCGCCGAGCGGCATGGTCGGCGTGAGCGCGTCGAACGTTGAGGACATCCGCGCGTCGCCGGGATCGGGCGGTCTGTCGGAGAGCGCGCTCGACGGCGCGGTGTACGTCTCCGAGCACGCGAGTACGACCGAGGTGTCGATCGTGACTCGCGAGCAGGCGGAAGAAGTGGCGAGCGGCGCGTCGCCGTCGGATGTGGCCCACGAGGCGGTGTGCTCGTCGCCGGCGGCGGACAAGAACCCGAACTTCGACTGTGAGACGACGCCGGCGCTGGTAATCTCCGACGACGTGCACGACGACGGCCGCCGCGTGGCGATCGATGTCAACGTGATCGAAGACGCGCTCGGCTACGTTCCGAGCCGGCTCACCGTGCAGAACAACGAGACGGGCGAGCGGTGGGTGTCGCCGACGACGGTCGAGGACGGCTACCTGGTCGCGTCGGTCGAGCACTTCTCCTCGAACGCGGTCTCGTTCGAGTCGGAGATCTCGATCGAGGCGGCGAGCTCGTCGAACGGCACGACGTTCACGTACGACGTGAGCGACCTCGACGCCGCGAGCGACCCGTCGATAAACTTGACGGGCGAGACTAACACCGGATGGGATAACGAGACCGCATTCCTCTCCGACGGAGGGAGTATGTCGATCTCTCCCGCGGGGACGAGTGTCGGCGGACCGTCGGCGAACGGCGAACCCGTGTTAGTCGCGACCGACAAATCCGGATCGAGGAGTAACCCACTTACCGACGTTCAAGGCGACACGGCGCTCGTTTTCGACGGAAACGGTGGTGAGTTGCTATTAACCGATGCGCCCGGATATATCGACACACTCGAAATCAACGGTAGGAAGGGTGCAGGGGATGTGTATGTCGATATATACATTTCCGACGAGGAGGCTGTCGACTCGACTCAAGCCGAGGGGACGCTCGTCGCTGAATATGTCTCGTTGGAAAGTGGGACGAACACGATCGATCTTGACACCCCGGTTACCGTCGATGCGGGGACAAATATCACCGTCCAGTTAGTCGACCGTGGCTCTGATGCCCCCTTCTATATTGATTATCAAGACCAGCCCGACGGCGAGGATTGGTATTTCGGATATGACGACAGTAAAGAGGCCAAAATGGGCGACATATCGGTATCCTCGTCGCCCGCCTCCGACGTGTCGGTTTCGTCGGACGACGGCGCGTCGGCGTCGTTCGGGAATTTCACCGCAGGAGAGACGAAAGAACGAGAGTTAGGCGTAACGACCGACGCGACAACCGTCGATCTATCCGCGACGAGCGGGGCCGTCGACGTTACACTAAAAATGGAGGAGCGGACCGCGACGGTGGATCCCGGCGTGAAAGTTAACGGCGAGACGGTAAGCCACACGGGGACGCTGTCGGACGGCGAGACGGTGTCGCTGTCGGGGAACTCGTCGTGGCTCCAAGAGGGGACGAACGAGGTCGTCGTCGAGGTCGGCGACGGCTCGCTCTCGTCGGATGCGCCAGCTCCGAAGGTGGCGCTGAACTATTCCCACGATGCGGTCGACCGAAAGACGGTCAACTACGACGAACAGCAGTGGACGGTCCGCTACGACACGAGCAAGACCTTTGCGAGCGAGCGCTCGAACGCGTGGCTGAACACGACGTTCGAGCACGAGGTCGTCGCGATGCGGGATGTCGAGGTGCGGTGGAACGAGTCGGGCGACTTCGTCGGACTCGGGTCGTCGTACTACCAGCTCGACGGCAACGACGTGGCGGTCGATCTCGACGCGGCCTACCCCGACGGCTCGACGATCCCGACGAACACGACCGTCGAGGTCCGGCTGAACGGGAGCCGAGTCGACCCGTACAACATGACGATCTCCGTCGAGGAGGCGAGTAAGGCGGGCGACCCGCTGGCATCGCGCATCAAGGTCGACACGCGAAGCGAGGGCGCACACATCGACGTGGGACCGACGGCCGACGGCTCGCGGATCCACTACACGGAGAACGAGTCATGGTCGTCGCCGTCGACGTACTCGGTGATCACTGCCGACGACGAGCAGTCGATGTACGTGCCCGGTGCGAGTGCTGGTGACGCGTTCACGGTCCGGAACCTACCGACGGCAGCGGAGACGGACGGCGACGTGAAGCTCACCGTCGAGAAGGCGGGCGAGACGCCGGAGATCGCGGTCGAGCCGGGACCGGCCGGCGACCGCGATGAGGTGACGTTCACCCACTACGCAACGGTCGACGACACCGAGTACGTGCTGTACTCGAAGACTGACGGGATCGTCCGCGACTCGGCGACGGCGAACTCGCCGGTGACGCTCGTCGACGACGACTCCGACGAGGTGCTGGTGATCCAGGTCGACGACACGAACACGTCGAGTTCGGAGCAAACGTCGGGGCCGTTCGTACCGCCGCAGTTCGGTGAGGAGACGGGCGGCGGCGTGCCGCTCGGGACGCTGGCGGCGATCGGCCTCCCACTCGTGGGCCTCGCTGGCGCGGTGGTCGTGTACCGCCGCCGTGGCGACTCGTCAAGTGACGAGGCATCGAGCGACAACGCGTCGACGCCGGTGCGCGTGGTCGCTACGGTGGGCCGCGCCGTCTCGACGGGCGTGCGGACGCTCTCGAGGGAACCGCGTGTGGTTGTCGCGCTCGGGGTCGTTGGCGGGCTTGGGCTCGTGCTGACGGGCGCGATCCAACTCCCGCCGGGCTCGGGCCTGGTGCTGGTGATCGCCGGCCTCCCGTTGGTGACGTATCTCGTGCTCCGGCGGCTCGACTCCTGGTCGCCGATCGTCTTTGGGACGGTCTCGGTGGTCGCGGTCGTGCTCGGCCTGCAGCTGCTCGGCGCCGACCCGATCGGACAGGTGCTCGAGGCGCTGGGGCCGGGGGTGCTCATCCTCGGCATCGGCGTGCTCGTACTGGCGTACCAGGCGGTGCAGGCGGCGCGCGCACCGGAGGAGGTGA